A window of the Deinococcus gobiensis I-0 genome harbors these coding sequences:
- a CDS encoding Hsp20/alpha crystallin family protein, which translates to MNEPVLSRLQHLMSLREEVESLSRGGRWVPAADWCDAGTHLELWVDVPGVAAESLTLSEEGQHVTVSGEREPLTRLISGDRPGGHFDLTLTFPEEVLPQSGQASLAQGVLTVRFEKRYPTIDVRSEQQD; encoded by the coding sequence ATGAACGAGCCGGTGCTTTCCAGGCTGCAACACCTCATGTCCCTGCGCGAGGAGGTCGAGTCACTGAGCCGGGGTGGGCGCTGGGTTCCGGCCGCCGACTGGTGCGACGCGGGCACCCACCTCGAACTGTGGGTGGACGTGCCCGGCGTGGCCGCCGAGAGCCTGACCCTGAGCGAGGAGGGCCAGCACGTGACCGTTTCCGGCGAGCGCGAGCCCCTGACCCGCCTGATCTCCGGCGACCGGCCGGGCGGCCATTTCGACCTGACCCTGACCTTCCCCGAGGAGGTGCTGCCCCAAAGCGGGCAGGCCAGCCTCGCCCAGGGCGTGCTGACCGTACGCTTCGAGAAACGCTACCCGACCATCGACGTCCGCAGCGAGCAGCAGGACTGA
- a CDS encoding PQQ-dependent sugar dehydrogenase yields the protein MRKLLWMAAALATSGLGVASAQTPDLKVPDGFKVSLYAEGLSQPRFMAVAPNGDIFLSEPRSGTVLVLPDRNKDGKADSKATFASGLNQPHGLAFHNGYLYVANTDGVVRFAYKTGDTKATGSAQKLVSLPGGGGHWTRTVEFGPDGKMYVATGSTCNVCEESDTKRASVWVYDADGKNGKPYATGLRNPVGIEWNGGTLYATNNGRDQLGDNIPPEGFYKLKAGGFYGWPYCYTTQAGQPQVWDKDFGRKSAATCQDATPAFALTTAHSAPLGLAFYDGGSFPAAYKGQMFVALHGSWNRSTKSGFKVVQVDPKSGKVSDFMTGFLKGQTAQGRPVDLVVAPDGALLVTDDGEGRVWRVQAQ from the coding sequence ATGCGAAAACTGCTGTGGATGGCGGCTGCCCTGGCGACCTCGGGCCTGGGTGTGGCGAGCGCGCAGACCCCCGACCTCAAGGTGCCCGACGGCTTCAAGGTGTCCCTGTACGCCGAGGGGCTCTCGCAACCGCGTTTCATGGCGGTGGCCCCCAACGGCGACATCTTCCTGAGCGAGCCGCGCTCGGGGACCGTGCTCGTGCTGCCCGACCGCAACAAGGATGGCAAAGCCGACAGCAAGGCGACCTTCGCCTCGGGCCTGAATCAGCCGCACGGGCTGGCCTTCCACAATGGTTATCTGTACGTCGCCAACACCGACGGCGTGGTGCGCTTCGCCTACAAGACCGGCGACACCAAGGCCACCGGCAGCGCCCAGAAACTCGTGAGCCTGCCGGGCGGCGGCGGCCACTGGACGCGCACAGTCGAATTCGGCCCCGACGGCAAGATGTACGTGGCGACCGGCAGCACCTGCAACGTGTGCGAGGAGAGCGACACCAAACGCGCCTCGGTGTGGGTCTACGACGCTGACGGCAAGAACGGCAAGCCCTACGCCACGGGCCTGCGCAATCCCGTGGGCATCGAGTGGAACGGGGGCACACTGTACGCCACCAACAACGGCCGCGACCAGCTCGGGGACAACATCCCGCCCGAGGGCTTCTACAAGCTCAAGGCCGGGGGGTTCTACGGCTGGCCCTACTGCTACACCACCCAGGCCGGACAGCCGCAGGTCTGGGACAAGGACTTCGGCCGCAAGAGCGCCGCCACGTGTCAGGACGCCACGCCCGCCTTCGCCCTCACCACGGCGCACTCGGCCCCGCTGGGGCTGGCCTTCTACGACGGCGGGTCCTTCCCGGCGGCCTACAAGGGCCAGATGTTCGTCGCCCTGCACGGCAGCTGGAACCGCAGCACCAAGAGCGGTTTCAAGGTGGTGCAGGTGGACCCGAAGAGCGGTAAGGTCAGCGACTTCATGACCGGCTTCCTGAAGGGCCAGACCGCCCAGGGCCGCCCCGTGGACCTCGTGGTCGCCCCCGACGGCGCGCTGCTTGTCACCGACGACGGCGAGGGCCGCGTCTGGCGGGTGCAGGCGCAGTAG
- the aroA gene encoding 3-phosphoshikimate 1-carboxyvinyltransferase yields the protein MSTDGLPETFDVVVHPARELRGELRAQPSKNYTTRYLLAAALAPGETRVVGVATSEDAHAMLRCLADWGAGITHIGDDVVVRGFGASPRPGVTLNPGNAGAVARFLMGVAALTTGTTFVTDYPDSLGRRPQGDLLEALSRLGARVESEDGRLPLSISGPVRGGAAQVSAERSSQYASALMFLAPLLPGGLDLHLTGDIKSHAPLRQTLDTLEAFGVRASASDDLSRISVPGGQRYRPGRVLVPGDYPGSAAILAAAALLPGEVRLSNLREHDLQGEREALDVLREMGADLTRAGDAVTVRGGRPLRAVTRDGDGFTDAVQALSAAAALAGGTTTWENVATLRLKECDRISDTRRELQRLGLEVSETADSLSITGAPRLAGDVTADGHGDHRMIMLLTLLGLKADAPVRITGAHHIRKSYPQFFGHLEALGARFDYLPTERH from the coding sequence ATGAGCACGGACGGCCTGCCGGAAACCTTCGACGTGGTGGTGCACCCGGCGCGCGAGCTGCGCGGCGAGCTGCGCGCCCAGCCCAGCAAGAACTACACGACCCGCTACCTGCTCGCGGCGGCCCTCGCGCCCGGCGAAACCCGCGTGGTCGGGGTCGCCACCAGTGAGGACGCCCACGCCATGCTGCGCTGCCTCGCGGACTGGGGCGCGGGGATCACCCATATCGGCGACGACGTGGTCGTGCGCGGCTTCGGCGCCTCGCCCCGGCCCGGCGTCACCCTGAACCCCGGCAACGCGGGCGCGGTCGCGCGCTTCCTGATGGGCGTGGCGGCCCTGACCACCGGCACCACCTTCGTCACCGACTACCCCGACTCGCTGGGCCGCCGCCCTCAGGGCGACCTGCTCGAAGCCCTCTCGCGCCTGGGGGCGCGGGTCGAGAGCGAGGACGGTCGCCTGCCCCTCTCGATCAGCGGGCCGGTGCGCGGCGGCGCCGCCCAGGTCAGTGCCGAGCGCAGCAGCCAGTACGCCTCCGCCCTGATGTTCCTGGCCCCGCTGCTGCCCGGCGGCCTCGACCTGCACCTGACTGGCGACATCAAGAGCCACGCGCCGCTGCGCCAGACCCTCGATACGCTGGAGGCCTTCGGGGTGCGGGCCAGTGCTAGCGACGACCTCAGCCGCATCTCGGTTCCCGGTGGGCAGCGCTACCGGCCGGGGCGGGTGCTCGTGCCCGGCGACTACCCGGGCTCGGCGGCGATTCTCGCGGCGGCGGCGCTGCTGCCCGGCGAGGTCCGGCTCTCGAACCTGCGCGAACACGACCTCCAGGGCGAGCGCGAGGCGCTGGACGTGCTGCGCGAGATGGGCGCCGACCTCACCCGCGCGGGCGACGCGGTCACGGTGCGCGGCGGGCGGCCCCTGCGCGCGGTCACGCGCGACGGCGACGGCTTCACCGACGCGGTGCAGGCCCTGAGCGCCGCCGCCGCGCTCGCCGGGGGCACGACCACCTGGGAGAACGTGGCGACCCTGCGCCTCAAGGAATGCGACCGCATCAGCGACACGCGCCGCGAGTTGCAGCGCCTGGGTCTGGAAGTCTCCGAGACGGCCGACAGCCTGAGCATCACGGGCGCGCCCCGGCTGGCCGGCGACGTCACCGCCGACGGCCACGGCGACCACCGCATGATCATGCTGCTGACCCTGCTGGGCCTGAAGGCCGACGCGCCCGTCCGGATTACCGGCGCGCACCACATCCGCAAGAGCTATCCGCAGTTCTTCGGGCACCTGGAGGCGCTGGGGGCGCGCTTCGACTACCTGCCGACCGAGCGGCACTGA
- a CDS encoding DUF1572 family protein produces MSEVAELYLSDVRARMRSVKVLGEGALSQLRAEEWHIPLVPEGNSAAVLVTHLAGNMHSRWGALRGGYAPGAEGETPGRDRDAEFVEGQEAPAELRARWEDGWAVFLDALDVLTPADLTRELTIRGEAHSVLAAVQRQVAHYSGHVYQLILLVRTLRGQEWQTLSIARGGSAAYNVAMTAEKDTAR; encoded by the coding sequence ATGAGTGAAGTGGCGGAGCTGTACCTGAGCGACGTGCGCGCGCGGATGCGCAGCGTCAAGGTTCTGGGCGAGGGAGCCCTCTCGCAACTGCGCGCCGAGGAGTGGCACATCCCGCTCGTGCCGGAGGGCAACTCGGCGGCGGTGCTCGTCACGCACCTGGCAGGCAACATGCACTCGCGCTGGGGGGCGCTGCGTGGCGGCTACGCGCCGGGGGCCGAGGGCGAGACGCCGGGCCGCGACCGCGACGCCGAGTTCGTGGAAGGCCAGGAGGCGCCTGCCGAACTGCGCGCGCGCTGGGAGGACGGCTGGGCTGTCTTTCTGGACGCCCTGGACGTCCTGACCCCCGCCGACCTGACCCGCGAGCTGACCATCCGGGGTGAGGCGCACAGCGTCCTGGCGGCCGTGCAGCGGCAGGTGGCGCACTACAGCGGGCACGTCTACCAGCTCATCCTGCTCGTCAGGACGCTGCGCGGTCAGGAGTGGCAGACCCTGAGTATCGCGCGCGGCGGCTCGGCGGCCTACAACGTGGCGATGACCGCGGAGAAGGACACGGCGCGGTAG
- a CDS encoding glycerophosphodiester phosphodiesterase, whose protein sequence is MRPFLRAALLGLATLLAGCAAPKPEAAANPYLRARPLNIAHQGGEALWPSNTLLAYRNAAALGVGMIETDMHATRDGALVLSHDETLDRLTDRAGRIADLTLAQVRAADAGYRLTPAGASGFPFRGRGVQVATVDELLGDVPALPLTIEIKQVSPSLAAPLCRKLRAAGATGRVIVASFSDAALNDFRAACPEVLTSMTERELRPLVLLSKVGLSRLARAPGQVAQVPVRGGGVTVVTPAFVRAMHARGVAVQVWTIDDPAEMRRLVGLGVDGIITNRPDLLNTVLEETK, encoded by the coding sequence ATGCGTCCATTCCTGCGGGCGGCCCTGTTGGGCCTGGCCACGCTTCTGGCCGGCTGCGCGGCACCGAAACCGGAAGCGGCGGCCAATCCGTACCTCCGCGCGCGCCCCCTGAACATCGCGCACCAGGGCGGCGAGGCGCTGTGGCCCAGCAACACCCTGCTGGCCTACCGCAACGCCGCCGCGCTGGGCGTGGGCATGATCGAAACCGACATGCACGCCACCCGCGACGGCGCGCTCGTCCTCTCGCACGACGAGACGCTGGACCGCCTGACCGACCGCGCGGGCCGCATCGCCGACCTGACGCTGGCGCAGGTGCGGGCGGCCGACGCGGGCTACCGCCTGACGCCCGCCGGGGCCAGCGGCTTTCCCTTCCGGGGCCGGGGGGTGCAGGTGGCGACGGTGGACGAGCTGCTGGGGGACGTGCCGGCCCTGCCCCTGACCATCGAGATCAAGCAGGTGTCGCCCAGCCTCGCCGCGCCGCTGTGCCGCAAGCTGCGCGCCGCCGGAGCCACGGGCCGGGTCATCGTGGCGAGTTTCAGCGACGCGGCCCTGAACGACTTCCGCGCCGCGTGCCCCGAGGTGCTGACCAGCATGACCGAGCGCGAGCTGCGGCCCCTGGTGCTGCTGAGCAAGGTGGGCTTGTCGCGCCTCGCCCGCGCGCCGGGGCAGGTCGCGCAGGTGCCGGTGCGCGGCGGCGGGGTCACGGTGGTCACGCCCGCTTTCGTGCGCGCCATGCACGCGCGCGGCGTGGCGGTGCAGGTCTGGACCATCGACGATCCGGCCGAGATGCGCCGGCTCGTGGGGCTGGGCGTGGACGGCATCATCACCAACCGGCCCGACCTGCTGAACACCGTGCTGGAGGAGACGAAATGA
- a CDS encoding saccharopine dehydrogenase family protein, with translation MSKVIIIGAGGVANVVAKKCAQNDTVFTEVLIATRTVAKADKIVAEIHEHMPGSKAVFTTATVDADDVPQLVELIRGFGPELVINVALPYQDLTIMDACLETGVHYLDTANYEPKDVAKFEYSWQWAYQDRFREKGLTALLGCGFDPGATQAFTAHHAKHHFKEIHYLDIVDCNNGNHGKAFATNFNPEINIREITANGRYWENGEWVETEPLELSQDIYYPKVATRKSYVLYHEELESLVKHFPTIKRARFWMTFGEAYIKHLSVLEGIGMTSIEPIEFRGMQVAPIEFLKAVLPAPESLAENYTGQTCIGVQAKGIGHDGEEKVHFVYNVKDHAECYREVQAQGVSYTTGVPAMIGAMLMLQGQWLQPGVWNVEQLDPDPFIAAMNVWGLPVDELAGIELVKD, from the coding sequence ATGAGCAAGGTCATCATCATCGGGGCGGGCGGCGTGGCGAACGTCGTCGCCAAGAAGTGCGCCCAGAACGACACGGTCTTCACCGAGGTCCTGATCGCCACCCGCACGGTCGCCAAGGCCGACAAGATCGTGGCCGAGATCCACGAGCACATGCCCGGCAGCAAGGCCGTCTTCACGACCGCCACGGTGGACGCCGACGACGTGCCCCAGCTCGTCGAGCTGATCCGGGGTTTCGGGCCCGAACTCGTCATCAACGTGGCGCTGCCCTACCAGGACCTCACGATCATGGACGCCTGCCTGGAAACCGGCGTGCATTACCTCGACACGGCCAACTACGAGCCCAAGGACGTGGCGAAGTTCGAGTACTCGTGGCAGTGGGCCTACCAGGACCGTTTCCGCGAGAAGGGCCTGACGGCACTGCTGGGCTGCGGCTTCGACCCCGGCGCCACTCAGGCCTTCACCGCGCACCACGCCAAGCACCACTTCAAGGAAATCCACTACCTCGACATCGTGGACTGCAACAACGGCAACCACGGCAAGGCCTTCGCCACCAACTTCAACCCCGAGATCAACATCCGCGAGATCACCGCGAACGGGCGCTACTGGGAAAACGGCGAGTGGGTCGAGACCGAGCCCCTCGAACTCTCGCAGGACATCTACTATCCCAAGGTCGCCACGCGCAAGAGCTACGTGCTGTACCACGAGGAACTCGAATCGCTCGTCAAGCACTTCCCGACCATCAAACGCGCGCGCTTCTGGATGACCTTCGGTGAGGCGTACATCAAGCACCTGAGCGTGCTGGAAGGCATCGGCATGACGAGCATCGAGCCCATCGAGTTCCGCGGGATGCAGGTCGCGCCCATCGAGTTCCTGAAGGCCGTGCTGCCCGCGCCCGAGTCGCTCGCCGAGAACTACACCGGCCAGACCTGTATCGGCGTGCAGGCCAAGGGCATCGGCCATGACGGCGAGGAGAAGGTCCATTTCGTCTACAACGTCAAGGACCACGCCGAGTGCTACCGCGAGGTGCAGGCGCAGGGCGTCTCGTACACCACCGGCGTGCCCGCCATGATCGGCGCGATGCTCATGCTCCAGGGCCAGTGGCTCCAGCCCGGCGTCTGGAACGTCGAGCAGCTCGACCCCGATCCCTTCATCGCCGCCATGAACGTCTGGGGCCTGCCGGTGGACGAACTGGCCGGCATCGAACTCGTCAAGGACTGA
- a CDS encoding Rrf2 family transcriptional regulator, translated as MNHQYAVAVHILSLLDHQPASSSEELAGSVGVHPVVIRTVTGLLRRAGLLETRRGVPGARLARPPREITLLDVYRAVNAPEQMLKHHPRPNVACPVGANIQAVLDATSRRAQDALEAELAAHSLGDVLGDLQTRIEQMSAPTAD; from the coding sequence GTGAACCATCAGTACGCCGTCGCCGTGCATATCCTGTCGCTGCTCGACCACCAGCCCGCGTCCAGTTCGGAGGAACTGGCCGGCAGCGTGGGCGTGCATCCGGTCGTGATCCGGACCGTGACGGGCCTGCTGCGCCGCGCCGGCCTGCTGGAGACGCGCCGGGGCGTGCCGGGGGCGAGGCTCGCCCGCCCCCCGCGCGAGATCACGCTGCTCGACGTCTACCGCGCCGTGAACGCCCCCGAGCAGATGCTCAAGCACCACCCCAGGCCGAATGTCGCCTGTCCGGTGGGCGCGAACATCCAGGCGGTCCTCGACGCGACCTCGCGCCGCGCCCAGGACGCCCTGGAGGCCGAACTCGCGGCGCACAGCCTCGGGGACGTGCTGGGCGACCTCCAGACCCGCATAGAACAGATGTCCGCCCCCACCGCCGACTGA
- a CDS encoding SDR family oxidoreductase gives MTKIAVTAATGHLGQLTVQALLDRGVPAGDLVAIVRDPQKAQAIAAQGVEVRQADYTQPEGWAQALAGVDRLLLISSSSMEDRAGQHRTVIEAAKAAGVELLAYTSLLKADTAQMSLAADHQATEAILKESGVPYVLLRNGWYLENYNAAQSLGAGAVLGAAGEGRINAASRRDYAEAAAAVLSTEGHAGRTYELGGDQGFTLAELAAEIGRQGGKDVAYHDLPEGEYEKTLEGFGLPTPVAQMLASSDSGVKRGELATGSSDLRDLIGRPTTTLAQGVAAQLGN, from the coding sequence ATGACCAAGATCGCTGTTACCGCCGCCACCGGCCACCTCGGCCAGCTCACCGTGCAGGCCCTGCTCGACCGTGGGGTGCCGGCGGGCGACCTCGTCGCCATCGTGCGTGACCCCCAGAAGGCCCAGGCCATCGCCGCGCAGGGCGTGGAGGTGCGCCAGGCCGACTACACGCAGCCTGAGGGCTGGGCGCAGGCGCTCGCGGGGGTGGACCGCCTCCTGCTCATCAGCAGCAGCAGCATGGAGGACCGCGCCGGGCAGCACCGCACCGTGATCGAGGCCGCGAAGGCGGCGGGCGTGGAGCTGCTGGCCTACACCAGCCTGCTGAAGGCCGACACGGCGCAGATGTCGCTGGCCGCCGACCACCAGGCGACCGAGGCGATCCTGAAGGAGAGCGGCGTGCCCTACGTGCTGCTGCGCAACGGCTGGTACCTGGAGAACTACAACGCGGCGCAGTCGCTGGGCGCGGGCGCGGTGCTGGGCGCGGCGGGCGAGGGCCGCATCAACGCCGCCTCGCGCCGCGACTACGCCGAGGCCGCCGCCGCCGTCCTGAGCACGGAGGGCCACGCGGGCAGGACCTACGAACTGGGCGGCGACCAGGGCTTCACGCTGGCCGAACTGGCCGCCGAAATCGGGCGCCAGGGCGGCAAGGACGTGGCCTACCACGACCTGCCCGAAGGCGAGTACGAAAAGACCCTGGAAGGCTTCGGCCTGCCCACCCCCGTCGCGCAGATGCTCGCCAGCAGCGACAGCGGCGTGAAGCGCGGCGAACTGGCGACCGGCAGCAGCGACCTGCGCGACCTCATCGGCCGGCCCACGACCACGCTGGCCCAGGGCGTGGCCGCCCAGCTCGGCAACTGA